One genomic region from Plasmodium chabaudi chabaudi strain AS genome assembly, chromosome: 7 encodes:
- a CDS encoding haloacid dehalogenase-like hydrolase, putative, with amino-acid sequence MNPKLIQISLSLLLMCLCKAHSNEKKNINGVIITKSNRLLSELENDKAGVEAHDDQAGYEGQSNYEVLVRDKNGNPVDKNNLKNNIKIAFIDLDGTLLDDRYKLSKLNLESLAKAHNRGIKIVFATGRPPYSVSYTIGKNVKQNNLSLMPGIYLDGSIAYGPNGERIIDNYIDEKLLMDIFNFSKEKNILRCVYWYRLENMHMLEMDEYSDEDLNILPIVPNIINEEILKNTKIYKILISVNEQSLSSVLKMYQDKFSDRIYIGKRSKTYVELFHHNANKFEGVKEICKHFDISLNDALAIGDATNDREMLQGVGTSIAVQNASSKIKRCAKYVGPSNNDDAVHHILRTFCDI; translated from the exons ATGAATCCCaaattaatacaaataagtTTATCTCTTCTTTTAATGTGCCTATGCAAAGCACACAGTAACGAG aaaaaaaatataaatggaGTTATAATTACAAAATCGAATCGATTGCTATCAGAACTCGAAAACGATAAAGCAGGAGTAGAAGCACATGACGATCAAGCAGGTTATGAGGGTCAATCAAATTATGAAGTGCTCGTAAGAGATAAAAATGGGAATCCCGtcgataaaaataatttaaaaaataatataaaaattgctTTTATCGATTTAGATGGAACATTATTAGATGATCGTTATAAACTATccaaattaaatttagaaaGTTTAGCAAAGGCACATAATAgaggaataaaaatagtttttgCTACTGGTCGTCCACCGTATTCAGTTAGTTATACAATAggaaaaaatgttaaacaaaataatttaagttTAATGCCCGGAATATATCTAGACGGCTCTATTGCTTATGGACCTAATGGTGAAAGAATAattgataattatattgatgaaaaattattaatggatatatttaatttttcaaaggaaaaaaatatacttagGTGTGTGTATTGGTATAGGTTAGAAAACATGCATATGCTTGAAATGGATGAATATAGTGATGAagatttgaatattttaccTATAGTCcctaatattattaatgaagaaatattaaaaaatacaaaaatatacaaaattttaattagcGTAAATGAGCAAAGCTTATCAAgtgtattaaaaatgtatcaAGATAAATTTTCGGATAGAATTTATATAGGTAAAAGATCTAAAACATATGTAGAATTGTTTCATCATAATgcaaataaatttgaaggtgtaaaagaaatatgCAAACATTTCGATATAAGTTTGAATGATGCATTAGCTATTGGAGATGCTACCAACGATAGAGAGATGTTACAAGGCGTAGGAACTTCGATAGCAGTCCAAAATGCTTCTAGTAAAATAAAGAGATGCGCAAAATATGTAGGTCCATCAAACAATGATGATGCGGTACATCATATACTACGAACATTTTGTgacatttaa